The DNA region CTAACAATGCTGCACAAGGAGGGCACTGATGACTCAGGCTTTGGTTTCACAGTTGGAGGTTAAGCAGACCCTCTGTCCCAGGGAATTACAGCTCCTTCCTGCCAAACGTGGCTGGCTTTGTAATTATGTGCAACATCACTCTCTTGGCAATGGGCCCTGCATAGATTTTACTCACTGTTTTGTTCCGTCCTTTCCTCGTACTGCTGTCAGGGAGAGTGATGGCAATTGTTTGTCATTGGCTGTTGCCATAGAGCAAAGCATTGGTCTCATCTCTGTCTGCCTTGAAATCTAAGTAGCTAAACTGCAGGAGGCaagtgttttcttcctgctaGGCAGGAAGCTAATAGTTTCCCCACAAATTGTACAGGAAAGCAGGCTGTGTGGTTTTTATGATTTATTCCACTTAGAGTATTAATACCCCCCACAAACAACGATATCCCTTGCTCAAAGCAGCCTTGGTCCATTTCAGTCCatgatttcatattttcagtcaAACTCCTGCAAAGTTTAGTTCGTTCTACATAACTGCAGCCCACCCAAAAAAGTCATTCCATCTAGCACAATAAGCACCCTGTAGTTTTCCACACCTTCACTAAGCCTGAGGTACTCTTGGGTAAAAAGTCATTCCCTGTTCCTTCTGGCTGACTTCATCCATGAGTGAAGTTCTCATTCTTAGCAGAACATCACCACCAcctcccctgctctcccagcagcagaatTTTCCAGATCTCCAGAGCACCACACCTCTAGTAACTAGCCTTTTGCTGTCTCTTCATTTCCTGTCAAAAGAAGGGCAGGTTTCTACTCCTCTGAGATCAAGCTCCCAGCCTAAGGCATGGTACTTCTTGTCAGGTATTCTCTTCCGCCTTTACTCACTGAAGTCAACTCCTTCCTTAATTCAGGCAAGCAAAGATCTCCACAAttttccctctggagcaggagaCCAAAGCTCCAGCTGAGTTTGTAGCTGCTGTGCTCAAGGCTTTTTGTGCCTGTAAATTTACTTCTGCACATCAGTGAAGATGTTTCTTGAAAGCAACTGTCTCTCTCTGGCAGCTTGGAAGTtgaagggaaaacagagaaTGGCGAGTCTAATTCCTTACTCAGCTTCAGAGGTGCAGTGAGCACCAGCAGGGTCCCATTATTCCCCAAACATCCACCAGAAAGACACTCTGTGGAGCAGGCTGTGATGGCAGCTAACTGTTTGTCCACCATGACAGGAGGCCCAGGCCTGGCTCACTGATTGATCCCTGTTCACAGAGAGAAGACGAGAGCACGCAATTGTAAATGGCATAGAGAATAGAGAAAAATGCCTAAAAATACAACACCTCTCCCGACTAAGTTATGGAACACAGCTGCCACTGGTTCAGATCCACTTTTCTCATGCATTGTACTCAGGTAGGGTTTATGCCAGAACACTGCAAAGAAAGACTATTCAGCTGCCACATAAACCTTGATGTGTTGTTCCCAGCTCTGTACTCTTGATGCACACACAGTTTGCTTTAGATCAGCTTCCAGGGGGAACCACCGACAACCACTAAATGTTCCAGTGAAAACACTCAGAAAATAGAGCAACCACAAGAACAACCtcatttctccccttttccacTCCTTTCGTTTTGTGACTCTGCTTCATGGTCAGCTTAAAGCAATCAGTTCTTTGGGAAAGGGGTACTATTTTAGACACCGAATAAACCACAACTCACAAGGCGGTAAGAATTAATGCACATAGTTACCACAAGAGTGTAGGGTGCCTCTTTCTTCTGGACTTCTTCTGCAGCATTTGAAGTGGAAGCCTCTGCAGAGCTTGGACCGGTCGGTGACGTATCAACAAACGTCTCATCCACGACTCGGAAGCGGATTTCTTCCCCAATGTCCATGTAAAGGTCGTGGGCCCCTTCTTCTGTCTCGTATTCCCACACCCACACCTGCTCTGCTTCATCACTGGCCAAGGATTAAGGAGGGAAACTATTCCGCTTGGCAGATCTCTCTCTGGCAGTTCTGAGAACAGCCTAGATTCAAAGCCTTTTCGCAGTTATTTCCCAAGCCGCAATGTGTGGTTCATCctctgtgcagcccaggacCCCCATCTTTGTGATTTTCCTGCATCAAGCTGTATGCTGCTGGTCTAcacatccccccaaaaaaccctagCAACAGGAAAGACCCACAGACAAGCAAAACTCCTCAGATGCAAGACAACCTTGCCTACCACACTGAAGTACATCGGATGCACATGAATGCAGAGATTACGTGATGTGGTAAAACCTGCACtctgttcagcagcagccaagacTGGAGGCAGGGATTACAActgggcaggggacactgccacTCATTTCTACCCGTGGGCACAATGATCCTGCAAAACCTAATGAGCAGGAGGGCCTGTCTAGCTGTGGTAACAGTCTGTGGGACAGAAGGGCTTAGCTTCTGCCACTGAGCACCTTCGTTGTTGCAGTAGTGAATGCCTGTTGGGCCAGCACTGCACAATCTTTTGAAAGGAAGTAGTAAAGTTATCAAAGGATACAATTtagctggctgctgcagggattcTGGTGGGATGACAATATCATCAAAGAATCCAACAGAAACTGCGGAGAAAAGAATTTGCTTAAGACA from Sylvia atricapilla isolate bSylAtr1 chromosome 5, bSylAtr1.pri, whole genome shotgun sequence includes:
- the POLR3H gene encoding DNA-directed RNA polymerase III subunit RPC8 codes for the protein MFVLVEMIDTVRIPPWQFERKLNESIAEELNKKLANKVVYNVGLCICLYDITKLEDSYIFPGDGGSHTKVHFRYVVFHPFLDEILVGQIKSCSQDGVHVSVGFFDDIVIPPESLQQPAKFDEAEQVWVWEYETEEGAHDLYMDIGEEIRFRVVDETFVDTSPTGPSSAEASTSNAAEEVQKKEAPYTLVGSISEPGLGLLSWWTNS